The following are from one region of the Pseudorasbora parva isolate DD20220531a chromosome 12, ASM2467924v1, whole genome shotgun sequence genome:
- the LOC137093365 gene encoding piggyBac transposable element-derived protein 4-like yields MDRRRYMDANQALAFFEAMQDGEYSGEESFLTDEELDYQDGLDPAEDHDNEEDTSPPTQARQESSDSSAVEGPSTSAAAPQPSTSAAAPQPSTSAAAPQPSTSAAAPQQLPGIGRLQSRSRGRAPSRSRSGSLRGRQSPESTRSRSRSPQPAAPTPSWNSESQPDIPPVPKRFIPTRKPGHQLSPTSTYTPLDLFKLFVSDSAATTLCNNTNTNSAKNIASGKKYSWKNFTVEEFFKYLGLTFFFALVRLTNIRDYWRTNTIFSQQFPHSVMARDRYQVISWNIHMSDPDEDVHNDRKRGTPAYDRLFRLKPLLDDIKHACRAFYHPRQNLSVDERMVATKAHTGMTQYMKAKPTKWGFKLFVLADSSIGYTLDFAVYTGKSVFASGVGLAYDSVMSLMNKSSLGSGYNVYVDNFYTSPKLFMDLYSMNFGACGTYRDNRRGCPRTTTNAMTKKDPRGTIRWIRDGPLVFVKWMDTREVSVCSTIHPAFSGNTVQRRVRTQDGGWDTKSIPCPTPVTEYNKHMGGVDLSDQLIQYYSVHHKTMRWYRTLFYHFLDIAATNSYLLHKEVCAEKQQQPMTHRDFLEELTAQLCGVTVAVPPTQQQSDHVPVPTSDQTDTSKKASYGRRQCVNCKQTRQVKQATPWKCKACDVALCLIPDRNCFEAWHL; encoded by the exons ATGGATCGTCGGCGATATATGGACGCAAATCAAGCGCTGGCCTTTTTTGAAGCCATGCAGGATGGTGAATATTCAGGAGAAGAGAGCTTTTTGACGGATGAGGAACTCGATTACCAGGATGGTCTAGACCCCGCTGAAGA tcaTGATAATGAAGAAGACACCAGCCCACCCACCCAAGCCAGACAGGAAAGCTCCGATTCTTCCGCTGTGGAGGGCCCTTCCACTTCTGCTGCAGCACCCCAGCCTTCCACTTCTGCTGCAGCACCCCAGCCTTCCACTTCTGCTGCAGCACCCCAGCCTTCCACTTCTGCTGCAGCACCCCAGCAGCTGCCAGGAATAGGACGGCTGCAGTCACGGTCACGAGGGAGAGCGCCGTCAAGATCCAGATCCGGCAGCTTGAGGGGTCGACAGAGTCCTGAATCCACTAGGTCGAGATCTAGATCACCACAGCCAGCAGCCCCAACTCCATCATGGAACAGTGAGAGTCAGCCAGACATCCCACCAGTGCCCAAAAGGTTCATCCCCACAAGAAAGCCAGGACATCAGCTCAGCCCCACATCCACATACACACCATTGGACCTTTTTAAACTTTTTGTCAGTGACAGTGCAGCAACCACTTTGTGTaataacacaaacacaaactctGCAAAAAACATTGCCAGTGGCAAAAAATATTCCTGGAAAAACTTCACTGTTGAAgaatttttcaaatatttaggACTGACTTTCTTTTTTGCACTGGTGAGACTGACAAATATCCGGGACTACTGGAGGACAAATACAATTTTCAGCCAACAGTTTCCCCACTCAGTGATGGCACGTGACAGGTATCAGGTAATTTCCTGGAACATCCACATGAGCGACCCTGATGAAGATGTCCACAACGACCGGAAGAGAGGGACACCAGCTTATGACCGGCTGTTTCGTCTGAAGCCCCTTTTAGATGACATCAAACATGCGTGCAGAGCATTTTATCACCCACGGCAGAACCTTTCAGTGGATGAGAGGATGGTGGCAACAAAGGCTCACACTGGCATGACGCAATATATGAAGGCGAAGCCAACTAAGTGGGGCTTCAAACTTTTTGTGCTGGCAGACAGCAGCATTGGGTACACTTTAGACTTTGCTGTATACACGGGGAAGTCTGTGTTTGCTTCTGGTGTAGGACTGGCATACGACTCCGTTATGTCCCTCATGAACAAATCATCCCTAGGGAGTGGCTACAATGTGTATGTAGACAACTTCTACACAAGTCCAAAGCTATTCATGGATCTCTACAGCATGAACTTTGGAGCATGTGGCACCTACAGGGACAACAGACGAGGATGCCCCCGCACAACCACAAATGCCATGACCAAAAAGGATCCTAGGGGCACCATCAGGTGGATCCGTGACGGCCCTCTGGTTTTTGTAAAGTGGATGGACACTCGGGAAGTCTCTGTCTGCTCCACAATTCACCCGGCCTTCTCTGGCAACACAGTTCAGAGAAGGGTAAGAACTCAGGATGGAGGCTGGGACACCAAATCCATTCCATGCCCAACCCCTGTCACTGAGTACAACAAACATATGGGAGGTGTTGATCTTTCTGATCAACTCATCCAGTACTACTCCGTTCACCATAAAACGATGAGATGGTACAGGACATTGTTTTACCATTTTTTGGACATTGCTGCGACCAACAGCTACTTACTACACAAGGAAGTTTGTGCAGAGAAGCAGCAACAGCCCATGACCCACAGGGATTTTCTGGAGGAGCTGACAGCCCAACTCTGTGGTGTTACCGTTGCTGTTCCCCCCACCCAGCAACAAAGTGACCATGTACCTGTGCCAACATCTGACCAAACTGATACCAGCAAGAAGGCGTCCTATGGTAGAAGGCAATGTGTGAATTGCAAACAGACAAGGCAGGTCAAACAGGCCACCCCCTGGAAATGCAAAGCCTGTGATGTGGCCCTCTGTTTGATTCCTGATAGGAACTGTTTTGAGGCTTGGCACCTGTAA